The Tripterygium wilfordii isolate XIE 37 chromosome 1, ASM1340144v1, whole genome shotgun sequence sequence TATCTCCAGGCATAAGATGCATGATTGCCATTTAAGAACCTTTCATAATTTCATCAGATTCAAATATATAAGAGAACAATAAGCTTCAAGAAAAATTGAGAAATTACCATTTACTGTGGTGGATTCGGCATTAAATGGGGTCTCTTCCTGGTCAGAACTGCCCTTGTCTCCAAAATTGATTCTTCTGATTCCATCATGTCCAAAAGACATAGGTAAAGAATCTGCCATCAAGTCTTCCCTGGATAAAATACTAGGAACTGATATCTTTTCTTTACCAAGCGCAAACAAGCCATTGGGAGccccaatgtcaagaaatgAACCACTCTGAACCTGTTCACCGCTGCACAAATCATATTACATTTTAATTACAACCCAAATTCAGATTCTGTAGTAAGATAACAATGCTTGTATATGGAGTACAAAACGGTTCAGTACATAATCAAATAACTTACCCAAATGTGACATATGTGATATGCCTCAACCAACTCCTCATTAGTATCTCCTGTAGCTAAGCACAGAACATCCTCCACCAAAATCCCAGAAGTAGAAGTTTGAGCAGAGACATAAGAGACCACGTAAGGGCAATCACTGAATGTTCCAGGGCAGCGAGTATGGTGTTCACACAAGAGGTTGTTGAAGGTGACCCTTTTGCCTGTTGATGACCCTTTAAGACTGTAAACACTTGGCTCAAACTCCTGCGACAATAGTTATCCATTACTGGAATCAATAAGTACATCATAATGCTTTTAAGACCAAAAGGAAATGCCACTcccatatgaatatatgatcaaAAGAGTCATTGGACTAGTGCTCATATTAAAACTAGAAAGATAAACAAAACGAAATGCTATTCCCCGACAACCAATGTCGTTTTAGGGGATTCAATTAAGTGGTTGCATTTCCATCTAGGGAAACATTTCATTCATTGAAATTAACTCATAAGTCATGCATATCAAGTGAACAAGAAATCCATAACAGTAACactccaatttttttaaaaaaaaatttaaaaagtaatgGGAATAGAACATAAAGAAACATAAGCGGTACCCTGAGTAGGCGCCTCTACTACAATCACATGGCGTCACCATGAATTTCATCCCTGGCATCTCCAATTCGACTGTCACATACTGCAAACTGTGCAAAAAGAAACGAAACACCGaccaaaacaaatacaaattCAATTTACTTGATAGTAAACacaaaagaaacttacaatccCAGCGAGCTAATCAGAAAAGTCGAGTTCCCGTCATAGAAATCAAGGGGCGACTC is a genomic window containing:
- the LOC120000662 gene encoding aspartyl protease family protein 1-like encodes the protein MRSWLRHITYVTFGGEQVQSGSFLDIGAPNGLFALGKEKISVPSILSREDLMADSLPMSFGHDGIRRINFGDKGSSDQEETPFNAESTTVNARLIILQWFKFE